A window of the Amycolatopsis solani genome harbors these coding sequences:
- a CDS encoding N-acetylglucosamine kinase encodes MKPAIIAIDGGNSKTEVLVISEDGVVLGKSRGPGASPQNVGVAACVTALEGLVLAAYPDFGEKPFAVHTSAYLAGLDFPREEEVLHAALSARGWSDTLTVGNDTLALLRAGSAGVGVAVVCGAGINGAGVGPDGRVHRFPALGKISGDWGGGYRLGEEALWWAVRAEDGRGPRTALMPAVAAYFGKPALLDVVQGLHFEEIPAASIHGLCPLLFEVAADGDEVAQDIVTRFVEEVSVFAAVILRELELTEEAPEIVLGGGVLTGIGAPVIAEIEKRCLKVAPRAVVRVVDVNPVVGAALFGLDTLGAPEAAKAALKAATQRV; translated from the coding sequence ATGAAGCCTGCCATCATCGCGATCGACGGCGGCAACAGCAAGACCGAGGTCCTCGTGATCTCGGAAGACGGTGTCGTGCTCGGCAAGTCACGCGGTCCGGGCGCGTCGCCGCAGAACGTCGGCGTCGCGGCCTGCGTCACCGCGCTGGAAGGCCTGGTGCTGGCGGCGTACCCGGACTTCGGGGAAAAGCCGTTCGCGGTCCACACCTCGGCGTACCTGGCCGGGCTGGACTTCCCGCGTGAAGAAGAGGTGCTGCACGCGGCGCTGTCCGCGCGCGGCTGGAGCGACACCCTGACCGTCGGCAACGACACCCTCGCGCTGCTGCGGGCGGGCAGCGCGGGGGTGGGCGTCGCGGTGGTGTGCGGGGCCGGGATCAACGGGGCCGGCGTCGGCCCGGACGGCCGCGTCCACCGCTTTCCCGCGCTGGGCAAGATCTCCGGCGATTGGGGCGGCGGCTACCGGCTCGGCGAAGAGGCGTTGTGGTGGGCGGTGCGCGCCGAAGACGGCCGCGGCCCGCGGACCGCGCTGATGCCCGCGGTGGCGGCGTACTTCGGGAAGCCGGCCTTGCTGGACGTCGTGCAGGGCCTGCACTTCGAGGAAATCCCGGCCGCCTCGATCCACGGCCTGTGCCCCCTGCTGTTCGAGGTGGCCGCGGACGGCGACGAGGTCGCCCAGGACATCGTGACGCGGTTCGTGGAGGAGGTCAGCGTGTTCGCCGCGGTGATCCTCCGCGAGCTGGAGCTGACCGAGGAAGCCCCGGAGATCGTCCTCGGCGGCGGCGTGCTGACCGGGATCGGCGCGCCGGTGATCGCGGAGATCGAGAAGCGGTGCCTCAAGGTGGCGCCGCGCGCGGTGGTCCGCGTCGTCGACGTGAACCCCGTGGTGGGGGCGGCGCTGTTCGGACTCGACACGCTGGGTGCGCCCGAGGCCGCGAAGGCGGCGTTGAAGGCGGCGACCCAGCGCGTCTGA
- a CDS encoding 6-phospho-beta-glucosidase has protein sequence MKLAVVGGGSTYTPELIDGIAGRRSTLDVDEIVLVDPDAYRVDAVGGFSQRILDHAGHPARVRTTQSLEEGVDGASAVLIQLRVGGQRARRSDETFPHACGCVGQETTGAGGLAKALRTVPVVLDIADRVRKIAGDDTWIVNFTNPVGIVTRALLNEGHRAVGLCNVAINLQRQFGKLLGVGADDVKLVHTGLNHLSWERGALVDGVDRLPELLDQHLSYLSTEVSVPEEWLRRMNVVPSYYLKYFYAHDEQVAKQRTERPRADVVSDVEEELLKIYLDEDQNTKPESLEKRGGAYYSEAAVQLVHALTAGGPAEEHVVNVRNDGTFPFLPDDAVVEARSTVDSSGATPIPQPPVEPNFSGLISATTAYEFLALEAAIKGGRDRVADALLAHPLVGQYTKADTLADSLVRINREYLPWARG, from the coding sequence ATGAAGCTGGCAGTCGTCGGTGGCGGGTCCACCTACACGCCGGAGCTGATCGACGGGATCGCCGGTCGGCGGTCCACTTTGGACGTAGACGAGATCGTGCTGGTCGACCCGGACGCCTACCGCGTGGACGCCGTCGGCGGGTTCAGCCAGCGCATCCTCGACCACGCCGGGCACCCGGCGCGGGTGCGGACCACGCAGTCGCTGGAGGAGGGGGTCGACGGCGCGTCCGCGGTGCTGATCCAGCTGCGGGTCGGCGGGCAGCGGGCGCGGCGCTCCGACGAGACGTTCCCGCACGCCTGCGGCTGCGTCGGGCAGGAGACGACCGGCGCGGGTGGCCTCGCGAAGGCGTTGCGCACGGTCCCGGTGGTGCTCGACATCGCCGACCGCGTGCGCAAGATCGCCGGCGACGACACGTGGATCGTCAACTTCACCAACCCGGTCGGCATCGTCACGCGCGCCCTGCTCAACGAGGGCCACCGCGCGGTCGGGCTGTGCAACGTCGCGATCAACCTGCAGCGCCAGTTCGGGAAGCTGCTCGGCGTCGGCGCGGACGACGTCAAGCTCGTCCACACCGGACTGAACCACCTGAGCTGGGAGCGCGGCGCGCTCGTCGACGGCGTCGACCGGCTGCCGGAGCTGCTGGACCAGCACCTCTCGTACTTGTCCACTGAGGTCAGTGTGCCGGAGGAGTGGCTGCGGCGGATGAACGTCGTGCCGTCGTACTACCTGAAGTACTTCTACGCGCACGACGAGCAGGTCGCCAAGCAGCGCACCGAGCGGCCGCGCGCGGACGTCGTGTCCGACGTCGAGGAAGAGCTGCTGAAGATCTACCTCGACGAGGACCAGAACACGAAGCCGGAGTCGCTGGAGAAGCGCGGCGGGGCGTACTACTCGGAAGCCGCGGTGCAGCTGGTGCACGCGCTGACCGCGGGCGGGCCGGCCGAGGAGCACGTGGTGAACGTCCGCAACGACGGCACCTTCCCGTTCCTCCCGGACGACGCCGTCGTCGAGGCCCGCTCCACTGTGGACTCATCCGGTGCCACGCCGATCCCGCAGCCGCCGGTCGAGCCGAACTTCTCCGGCCTGATCTCGGCCACGACGGCGTACGAGTTCCTCGCGCTGGAAGCGGCGATCAAGGGCGGCCGCGACCGCGTGGCGGACGCGCTCCTGGCGCACCCGCTGGTCGGCCAGTACACGAAGGCCGACACGCTCGCCGACTCGCTGGTGCGGATCAACCGCGAGTACCTGCCGTGGGCGCGCGGATGA
- a CDS encoding carbohydrate ABC transporter permease, with protein MTALAEAPQRAAGVPPKVKFKRQWDKRLSYIATHAVGIALGVIFMLPLLFVFLTSVMKSDQAMTASLWPTEWHFENFVEVFEKAPLLSYFGNSLLYSGVATAGALLSAIPAAYGLSKLRWRGQNLFFMLTVAAMLLPPQVTIVPLYDLWVRMGLTGTLVPLIVPYFFFDAFSIFLLRQFFLTIPKDYIEAAKIDGCNEFQAMYRVLIPMAKPGIAATAMFCFLFTWNDYFGPLLYTGENRDHWPLSLAIASFRGMHHVEWNLTMAATALIMAPVIVLFIFAQKSFVKGITFTGVKG; from the coding sequence ATGACCGCGTTGGCCGAAGCGCCGCAACGCGCGGCGGGCGTGCCGCCGAAGGTGAAGTTCAAGCGGCAGTGGGACAAGCGGCTGTCGTACATCGCGACACACGCGGTCGGGATCGCGCTCGGCGTCATCTTCATGCTGCCGCTGCTGTTCGTCTTCCTCACTTCGGTGATGAAGAGCGACCAGGCGATGACGGCGAGCCTGTGGCCGACCGAATGGCACTTCGAGAACTTCGTCGAAGTGTTCGAGAAGGCGCCGCTGCTGTCGTACTTCGGCAACAGCCTGCTCTACTCGGGCGTGGCGACGGCGGGCGCGCTGCTCTCGGCGATCCCGGCCGCCTACGGGCTTTCGAAGCTGCGGTGGCGCGGGCAGAACCTGTTCTTCATGCTGACCGTGGCCGCGATGCTGCTGCCGCCGCAGGTCACCATCGTGCCGCTGTACGACCTGTGGGTGCGGATGGGCCTCACCGGCACGCTGGTTCCGCTGATCGTGCCGTACTTCTTCTTCGACGCCTTCTCGATCTTCCTGCTCCGGCAGTTCTTCCTCACGATCCCGAAGGACTACATCGAGGCGGCGAAGATCGACGGCTGCAACGAGTTCCAGGCGATGTACCGGGTGCTGATCCCGATGGCGAAGCCCGGGATCGCGGCCACGGCGATGTTCTGCTTCCTGTTCACCTGGAACGACTACTTCGGGCCGCTGCTCTACACCGGGGAAAACCGCGACCACTGGCCGCTTTCGCTGGCGATCGCGTCCTTCCGCGGCATGCACCACGTCGAGTGGAACCTGACGATGGCCGCCACGGCCCTCATCATGGCGCCGGTCATCGTGCTGTTCATCTTCGCCCAGAAGTCGTTCGTCAAGGGCATCACATTCACGGGGGTCAAGGGATGA
- a CDS encoding carbohydrate ABC transporter permease encodes MTTLVEKVSPSVPAKARAGARRAKRRRTVFFFMAPAFLGFLIFFGYPLIATVYYSFTRYDLINAPVFIGFDNYVRMFTTEPLVGTAAYNTLWLVVILTVCRVVFSLGVASVISRLKSGVGLVRTLCYLPTLAPPAAATLAFVFVFNPEFGPVNRFLRLVGIDGGLWFNSPEMSKPALTLLALWGSGELMIIILAALLDVPTEQYEAAELDGAGPIRRFWHVTLPSISPVLLFGVVNSIIYALQFFTQAIVAASASAGTADVAGNSKLIGAPQNSTLTYPIWLYVQGFRYFNMGYAAAMAVLLFIVSAAFTWILVRQLRKSQHQEEGA; translated from the coding sequence ATGACCACGCTCGTGGAAAAGGTGTCCCCGTCCGTGCCTGCCAAGGCACGGGCGGGGGCCCGCCGGGCCAAGCGCCGCCGGACCGTCTTCTTCTTCATGGCGCCGGCGTTCCTCGGGTTCCTGATCTTCTTCGGCTACCCGCTGATCGCCACGGTCTACTACTCCTTCACCCGGTACGACCTGATCAACGCGCCGGTGTTCATCGGCTTCGACAACTACGTCCGGATGTTCACCACCGAGCCGCTGGTCGGCACGGCCGCGTACAACACGCTGTGGCTGGTGGTCATCCTGACGGTCTGCCGCGTGGTGTTCTCCCTCGGCGTCGCGTCGGTGATCTCCCGGCTCAAGTCGGGCGTCGGCCTGGTCCGGACGCTCTGCTACCTGCCGACGCTCGCCCCGCCCGCGGCGGCGACGCTGGCCTTCGTCTTCGTGTTCAACCCGGAATTCGGGCCGGTCAACCGGTTCCTGCGGCTCGTCGGCATCGACGGCGGGCTGTGGTTCAACAGCCCGGAGATGTCGAAGCCCGCGCTGACGCTGCTGGCGCTGTGGGGCTCCGGCGAGCTGATGATCATCATCCTGGCCGCGCTGCTGGACGTCCCGACCGAGCAGTACGAGGCCGCCGAGCTCGACGGCGCCGGCCCGATCCGCCGGTTCTGGCACGTCACGCTCCCGTCGATCTCGCCGGTGCTGCTCTTCGGCGTGGTCAACTCGATCATCTACGCCCTGCAGTTCTTCACCCAGGCGATCGTGGCGGCCTCCGCGAGCGCGGGCACCGCGGACGTGGCCGGCAACTCGAAGCTCATCGGGGCGCCGCAGAACTCGACGCTGACGTACCCGATCTGGCTGTACGTCCAGGGTTTCCGCTACTTCAACATGGGCTACGCGGCGGCGATGGCCGTGCTGCTGTTCATCGTGAGCGCGGCGTTCACCTGGATCCTCGTGCGCCAGCTGCGCAAGTCCCAGCACCAGGAGGAGGGCGCATGA
- a CDS encoding extracellular solute-binding protein, translating into MPPTTRTRRGALLAAAAAASVLLTSACSGAAAPSGGDAAAAPGKDDKLTITVYSKFTDREYGVVTAGLNKLKAKYPNIEIKHEGNQDDDKLTQSIRGGNPPDVAISFYTDNLGAWCSTGSFQDLKPYIERDKIDLNQIPEAVRNYTEYQGKRCAMPMLADVYGMYYNTDMFASKGITSPPKTLSELFEDTKKLTEFNPDGSIKVAGFLPSMPFYANQAQYWAQYFGATFLGQDGKSDLATNPGWKAMFEFQKQLIDFYGGHDKVEKFKAGLGDEYSADHGFQKGKLAMIMDGEFRTAFLKDQAPDVKYQTAPFPVLDSLADRYGGGFTTGTIIAIPKGAKNPGAAWELIKQVTLDTDTLVDMANGLKNVPSTKASLTSPKLDLQPQFKTFLDIYDSGKLVANQTTPIGDAHLKAVNDFAEKWQAGSVPDLVAGLKTVDAQVNDELKQKGAGG; encoded by the coding sequence ATGCCCCCTACCACCCGGACCCGTCGCGGCGCACTTCTTGCGGCCGCCGCCGCGGCGTCCGTCCTGCTGACCAGCGCCTGTTCCGGCGCCGCCGCCCCGAGCGGGGGTGACGCCGCGGCCGCGCCCGGCAAGGACGACAAGCTCACGATCACCGTGTACTCGAAGTTCACCGACCGCGAGTACGGCGTGGTCACGGCCGGGCTCAACAAGCTCAAAGCGAAGTACCCGAACATCGAAATCAAGCACGAGGGCAACCAGGACGACGACAAGCTCACCCAGTCGATCCGCGGCGGCAACCCGCCCGACGTCGCGATCTCGTTCTACACCGACAACCTGGGCGCCTGGTGCTCCACCGGCAGCTTCCAGGACCTCAAGCCCTACATCGAGCGCGACAAGATCGACCTGAACCAAATCCCCGAAGCCGTCCGCAACTACACCGAGTACCAGGGCAAGCGGTGCGCGATGCCGATGCTCGCCGACGTCTACGGGATGTACTACAACACCGACATGTTCGCGTCGAAGGGCATCACCTCGCCGCCGAAGACGCTGTCGGAGTTGTTCGAGGACACCAAGAAGCTCACCGAGTTCAACCCGGACGGCTCGATCAAGGTCGCCGGTTTCCTGCCCTCGATGCCCTTCTACGCCAACCAGGCGCAGTACTGGGCGCAGTACTTCGGCGCCACCTTCCTCGGCCAGGACGGCAAGTCGGACCTCGCCACCAACCCCGGCTGGAAGGCGATGTTCGAGTTCCAGAAGCAGCTCATCGACTTCTACGGCGGCCACGACAAGGTCGAGAAGTTCAAGGCGGGCCTCGGCGACGAGTACTCCGCCGACCACGGCTTCCAGAAGGGCAAGCTCGCCATGATCATGGACGGCGAGTTCCGCACCGCGTTCCTCAAGGACCAGGCCCCCGACGTCAAGTACCAGACCGCGCCGTTCCCGGTGCTCGACTCGCTGGCCGACCGCTACGGCGGCGGCTTCACCACCGGCACGATCATCGCGATCCCCAAGGGCGCCAAGAACCCCGGCGCCGCGTGGGAGCTGATCAAGCAGGTCACCCTGGACACCGACACCCTGGTGGACATGGCCAACGGCCTGAAGAACGTGCCCAGCACCAAGGCTTCGCTCACCTCGCCGAAGCTGGACCTGCAGCCGCAGTTCAAGACGTTCCTCGACATCTACGACAGCGGCAAGCTGGTGGCCAACCAGACCACGCCGATCGGTGACGCGCACCTCAAGGCCGTCAACGACTTCGCGGAGAAGTGGCAGGCCGGTTCGGTGCCCGACCTGGTGGCCGGCCTGAAGACGGTCGACGCGCAGGTCAACGACGAACTCAAGCAGAAGGGCGCGGGCGGATGA